The Gammaproteobacteria bacterium genome segment CAGGGAACGTGGGGGCGGACAGTTCGACTTGGCCGGCAAGACCCTCACGTTCTTCGAGCCGGATGCAGAATCGTTCCCTGCGCTCGGTGTCATCCTGGAGGCGGGGAGACGAGGAGGATCGGCGCCGGCCGCCGTCAACGCGGCCGACGAGATCGCCGTCAGGGCGTTTCTGGACGGCCGTCTGGGGTTGCTCGGCATCGCCTCCGTTCTCGAACAGACCATCGAGCGGATACCGACGATCGATGTCCGCACCGTCGACGATGTGCTGGCGGTCGACGCGGAGGCGCGTGCGGTTGCGAGCTCGTTGATCGGCGGTGCGTGCTGATGGTCGGTAGGTCCGCGTTCCCGGTACCGTTGGGGGCGACATGAGTGGCGGTCTGATCATGCTCGTTGCGGTGGTCGTCTCGATCATGATTCACGAGGCGGGCCATTTCGTTGCTGCGCGGGCCACCGGGATGAAGGTCACGGAGTTCTTCCTCGGGTTCGGGCCCAAGATCTGGTCGACGACGCGTGGCGAGACCGAGTTCGGGATCAAGGCAATCCCCCTGGGTGGATACAACAAGATCGCAGGCATGGATCCCCTCGAGGAGATAGCGCCCGAAGATGTCGGTCGCACCTATCGTGACAAGAAGTTCTGGGCGAAGTCCGTCGTCGTGCTGGCAGGAGTGTTCCTGCATTTCGTCCTTGCCTACCTGATCTTCTTCGGCATTCTCATCGGTTACGGCATCGAGAATCCCGACCAGCCGCTGACGACGATGGCGGCGATTCAACTGACGCTCGATGACGGCAGTGTCAGCCCCGCTGCCACCGCCGGCCTCCAGGCCGGCGATCGGATCATGGCGGTGGACGGAGTACCGGTGTCCGACTGGGATCAGCTTGTCGATCTCATCGCCGATGGGCCGAACCAGGAGGTTTCTCTGACGGTGCTCCGGGACGGGACAACCGTTGAACTCGACACGACACTCGCATCGAGGGTGAACGAACAGGGTGAAACCGTCGGCTACCTGGGTGTCAGTCCGGAGTACCAGACCGAGTCCGTCGGAGTACTCCGTGCCGCCGGCCTCGCCGGACGAGCCGTGGGATTCACGACCGTCGAGACGATCACCTCCCTCGGGAACCTCGTTCGTCCGTCATCCCTCGCCCGTCTGGCCGGAGCGTTCATCGGCAACACCGACGTGCCAAACGACATCCGTCCCGTGAGTCCCATCGGCATCGTTCACCTTGGAGAAGGGTTGGGTTTCCAGGCGTTGCTCGTACTCATCGGACTAATCAACATCGTGCTCGGCGTCTTCAACGGGTTGCCCTTGTATCCGCTCGACGGTGGGCACTTCATGGTGGCGCTGTACGAGCGAGTCAGCGGTCGCAAGGCGGACATGCGCAAACTGATGCCCGTGGCGGCTGCCGTGATCGTACTTGTGATCTTTCTCTTCTCCGTCGCGCTGTTGCTCGACATCGTCAACCCGATCAGTCCCGGATGATGCAGCGCAGAACCACCCGTGCGATTCATGTCGGCCGGGTTCCGGTTGGTGGAGGCGCGCCGGTGAGTGTCCAATCGATGACGACGACCAAGACGGTGGACGTCGGCGGCACCCTCGCTCAGGTGTACGCGCTCGCGGGTGCCGGCGCCGACATCGTCCGCATCACCTGTGACACGGTTGAAGCGGCGCAAGGTCTCGCCGAGATCGCGCCCCGTTCGCCCGTGCCCATCATCGCCGACATTCACTTCCAGTATCGCCTCGCCCTCGCGGCACTCGAGGCCGGCGTCGACGGCCTGCGTCTGAACCCGGGGAACATTCGAGATGAGGGGCACGTCAAGACGGTCGCCCGGGAAGCCAAGGATCGGGGGGTCCCGATTCGCGTCGGCGTCAATGCCGGATCTCTGGACAAGGACCTTCTCGAGCGGTACGGGGGCCCGGTGCCGGAAGCGCTGGTGGCATCGGCGATCAAAGAGATCGCCTATCTCGAGGACGTGGGATTCGGTGACATCAAGATCTCGGTGAAGCACTCGAACGTTCCATCCATGGTGAGCGCGTACCGGCTGCTCTCCGAGCAAGTCGACTACCCGTTGCATCTCGGAGTGACCGAGGCCGGGCCACCGCCTGCCGGAATCATCAAGACGGTGGCGGGAATAGCGACGCTGCTCCTGGAGGGCATCGGTGACACGATCCGCTTCTCACTGACCGCGGATCCCGTGGAGGAGGCGAAGGCCGGAAGGCAACTCCTCGAGTACCTCGGCCTGCGTGAACGC includes the following:
- a CDS encoding PDZ domain-containing protein encodes the protein MSGGLIMLVAVVVSIMIHEAGHFVAARATGMKVTEFFLGFGPKIWSTTRGETEFGIKAIPLGGYNKIAGMDPLEEIAPEDVGRTYRDKKFWAKSVVVLAGVFLHFVLAYLIFFGILIGYGIENPDQPLTTMAAIQLTLDDGSVSPAATAGLQAGDRIMAVDGVPVSDWDQLVDLIADGPNQEVSLTVLRDGTTVELDTTLASRVNEQGETVGYLGVSPEYQTESVGVLRAAGLAGRAVGFTTVETITSLGNLVRPSSLARLAGAFIGNTDVPNDIRPVSPIGIVHLGEGLGFQALLVLIGLINIVLGVFNGLPLYPLDGGHFMVALYERVSGRKADMRKLMPVAAAVIVLVIFLFSVALLLDIVNPISPG
- the ispG gene encoding flavodoxin-dependent (E)-4-hydroxy-3-methylbut-2-enyl-diphosphate synthase; this translates as MMQRRTTRAIHVGRVPVGGGAPVSVQSMTTTKTVDVGGTLAQVYALAGAGADIVRITCDTVEAAQGLAEIAPRSPVPIIADIHFQYRLALAALEAGVDGLRLNPGNIRDEGHVKTVAREAKDRGVPIRVGVNAGSLDKDLLERYGGPVPEALVASAIKEIAYLEDVGFGDIKISVKHSNVPSMVSAYRLLSEQVDYPLHLGVTEAGPPPAGIIKTVAGIATLLLEGIGDTIRFSLTADPVEEAKAGRQLLEYLGLRERRGLDLIACPSCGRAEVDVIKVANEAQERLEAANLPIRVAVMGCIVNGPGEAREADIGIAAGRGRGHLFIKGKVVRVVPEADMVEALLEEAQKLVEEGTEARLAAADATAGAEAVADARDLFERQGDANRAKERRAAVGKVAAGPTDD